The following are encoded in a window of Manihot esculenta cultivar AM560-2 chromosome 8, M.esculenta_v8, whole genome shotgun sequence genomic DNA:
- the LOC110621800 gene encoding uncharacterized GPI-anchored protein At3g06035 — protein sequence MAFLKLVLFLFVLFHAIFLLSPAVLSDGEEDIVLQGLNRYRTSSGLPAFANNEKASCLADKIAERVLENQPCSANANSIQLSNYPDFLQYCGVDVTHVRDGLVLPVCVPKLVPNLVLADYTKTQRANYIKDLKFTGAGIASEDNWMVVVLSTNNPEGSVTDIGGSSFTSSTTTGEDFPEGHSLISTVGGGHIAGANSLVSKVDFGYCLVSLLLGIALYAEVPLAWWN from the exons ATGGCCTTTCTCAAACTCGTCCTCTTcctcttcgtgctgtttcatgCCATTTTCTTGCTCTCCCCAGCTGTGCTCTCTGATG GTGAGGAGGACATTGTTCTTCAAGGCCTAAACCGCTACAGAACATCCTCAGGGTTGCCAGCCTTCGCCAATAATGAGAAGGCGTCCTGTCTAGCTGATAAAATTGCCGAAAGAGTACTAGAGAACCAGCCATGTTCTGCAAATGCCAACTCTATTCAATTATCTAACTACCCAGACTTCCTACAATACTGTGGAGTTGACGTTACCCATGTTAGAGATGGCCTAGTTTTGCCCGTTTGCGTGCCCAAATTAGTTCCAAATCTTGTGCTTGCCGATTATACAAAAACACAAAGAGCAAACTACATTAAAGACTTGAAGTTCACTGGAGCAGGAATTGCCTCTGAGGATAATTGGATGGTGGTGGTTCTAAGCACAAACAACCCTGAAGGCAGCGTCACAGATATTGGAGGAAGCAGCTTCACTTCAAGCACGACCACGGGAGAGGACTTTCCAGAAGGCCATAGTCTGATTTCCACCGTAGGAGGTGGGCACATTGCCGGAGCCAATAGTTTGGTTTCCAAGGTTGATTTTGGTTATTGCTTGGTGTCTCTCCTGTTAGGGATAGCTCTGTATGCGGAAGTTCCTTTGGCTTGGTGGAACTAA
- the LOC110620001 gene encoding uncharacterized GPI-anchored protein At3g06035: MASLKLLMILLFGLLHAIFFLPSPVVSSDKDEDNVLQGINSYRSSLRLPTLSKNENAGCLADKIADKLENQPCNGTGATSVQVNNYSGLLSKCNIKINSTTDGAVLPVCVRKLVPTLVLTNYTRTQYAKYLNDSRFTGVGLGSEDDWMVVVLSTNTSSGSFSGAVSLMSSVAFCHCLVSLLVGMLVYVLVY, translated from the exons ATGGCCTCCTTGAAACTCTTGATGATTCTCCTCTTTGGTCTGCTTCATGccattttctttcttccttcACCGGTGGTCTCTAGTG ACAAGGATGAAGACAATGTTCTTCAAGGTATAAACAGTTACAGGTCATCGTTGCGTCTTCCAACCCTGTCCAAGAATGAAAACGCAGGATGTCTGGCAGATAAAATTGCTGACAAACTAGAGAACCAACCATGTAATGGAACTGGTGCCACCTCTGTTCAAGTAAACAATTACTCAGGACTACTATCGAAGTGTAACATTAAAATCAACTCCACTACAGATGGTGCAGTCTTGCCTGTTTGCGTGCGCAAATTGGTTCCAACTCTGGTGCTTACCAATTATACACGAACCCAGTATGCCAAGTACTTGAATGATTCAAGGTTTACAGGGGTAGGACTGGGGTCTGAGGATGATTGGATGGTGGTTGTTTTGAGCACCAACACTTCGTCCGGGAGCTTCTCCGGTGCAGTCAGTTTGATGTCGTCGGTTGCTTTTTGTCATTGCTTGGTGTCTCTGTTGGTTGGGATGCTTGTTTATGTGCTAGTTTATTGA
- the LOC110620147 gene encoding NADPH-dependent aldehyde reductase 1, chloroplastic, whose protein sequence is MASGDQSFPPQKQDKQPGKEHVMNPLPQYVSSDYKPSNKLQGKVALVTGGDSGIGRAVCYSFALEGATVAFTYVKSQEDKDAQDTLQILKKDKAEDAKDPMAIPADLGFDENCKKVVDQVVNAYGRIDILVNNAAEQYKTKSVEEIDEGSLERVFRTNIFSYFFMSRHCLRHMKEGSSIINTTSVNAYKGHPTLLDYTSTKGAIVAFTRALALQIVSKGIRVNGVAPGPIWTPLIPASFGEEEVTNFGKKVPMGRAGQPSEVAPCFVFLACNVCSSYITGQVLHPNGGTIVNG, encoded by the exons ATGGCTTCCGGTGATCAGAGTTTTCCTCCTCAAAAGCAAGACAAGCAGCCTGGGaaagagcatgtcatgaacccTCTTCCTCAGTATGTTAGCTCCGATTACAAGCCCTCCAATAAGCTTCAG GGGAAGGTGGCACTAGTGACTGGTGGAGACTCGGGAATAGGGCGAGCTGTGTGCTACAGCTTTGCCCTTGAAGGTGCAACAGTGGCTTTCACTTACGTGAAGTCTCAAGAAGACAAGGATGCTCAAGATACTCTCCAAATACTTAAGAAGGACAAGGCTGAAGATGCCAAAGATCCTATGGCGATACCTGCAGATCTTGGATTCGATGAGAATTGCAAGAAAGTGGTTGATCAAGTGGTAAATGCTTATGGCCGGATTGATATTCTGGTTAACAATGCTGCCGAACAATATAAAACTAAGTCGGTAGAGGAGATTGATGAAGGGTCGCTCGAGAGAGTGTTTAGAACCAATATCTTCTCCTACTTTTTCATGAGCAG GCATTGTCTGAGGCACATGAAAGAGGGAAGCTCAATAATCAATACGACGTCGGTGAATGCATACAAGGGACATCCTACGCTGCTTGACTATACATCAACGAAAGGAGCAATAGTAGCATTCACAAGAGCACTTGCACTTCAGATTGTGAGTAAAGGGATACGCGTCAATGGTGTTGCACCTGGACCCATCTGGACTCCATTAATACCGGCCTCCTTCGGCGAAGAGGAGGTGACCAACTTTGGGAAGAAAGTGCCAATGGGAAGAGCTGGCCAGCCAAGTGAGGTTGCACCCTGCTTTGTGTTCCTTGCTTGTAACGTCTGCTCTTCGTATATCACTGGCCAAGTACTTCACCCTAATG GAGGCACCATCGTGAACGGCTGA
- the LOC110621379 gene encoding uncharacterized GPI-anchored protein At3g06035 encodes MASLKFGLFLLAIFFLSSPARSCGDDDDDLLKCLNCHRAFLDLPTFTKNTKAECLADEVAKNLEKKSCEEAKDSNPYELDKHPELLSKCDINVSHTKDGVVLPVCVPKLDLIAVFTNYTRTYFAKYINDSKFAEAGVASNGDWMVVALSTNTPGGDFAGANGLVSMIGLGHCLVSFLVGMLVFAEVPLGWW; translated from the exons ATGGCCTCTCTCAAATTTGGCCTCTTTCTCCTTGccatcttcttcctttcttctccGGCGCGCTCGTGTGGcg ATGATGACGATGATCTTCTTAAATGCCTCAACTGTCACAGAGCATTCTTAGACCTGCCAACTTTCACCAAGAACACAAAAGCAGAATGTCTGGCTGATGAAGTTGCTAAAAATCTAGAGAAGAAATCATGTGAAGAAGCCAAAGACAGTAATCCGTATGAGCTAGACAAGCATCCTGAGCTATTATCCAAGTGTGACATCAACGTTAGTCACACTAAAGACGGTGTCGTGTTGCCTGTTTGCGTGCCGAAGTTGGATCTAATTGCAGTGTTTACTAATTACACACGAACCTATTTCGCTAAGTACATAAATGATTCCAAGTTTGCTGAAGCTGGAGTTGCTAGTAATGGTGATTGGATGGTGGTGGCTTTGAGCACAAACACCCCAGGAGGTGACTTTGCAGGAGCCAACGGTTTGGTTTCCATGATTGGTTTGGGTCATTGCTTGGTTTCTTTCTTGGTGGGGATGCTTGTTTTTGCTGAAGTGCCTTTGGGTTGGTGGTAA
- the LOC110619991 gene encoding root phototropism protein 3 isoform X1, translating to MKYRFLSPVHDKAPMGKRILDKGNFNGLKHNKCVIFPSKVSMAAEALERRNQNWIVHTKVANDLIIQVGDSTFHLHKLPMVSRSGYLNRLVFQRISIGEKNTVSKIQIENFPGGAEIFELVVKFCYGWKVDLTAANIAPAYCAAHFLEMSDDLEQGNLISKAETFLSFILLTSWKDIFQILKSCEAISSWAKELQVLKRCSEAIAWKASMDPKKFTAYDDDSLCFNAQSNNARNSQHSCVAENWWFDDVSFLRLDHFLEVIESIKTKGVRPELVGSCIAHWTEKWLSQIPFGQHNRPTNQLLKVTAESLIKVLPEEKNSVSCNFLLHLLKLGRMMRIKFELLNKLEQRIAHMLEQCSASDLLVRNHGSTDSVYDVRIIRRVVRSYVSSMLLYPTQRIYIVGKLVDGYLAMIARDEKLSIKQFQLLTEALPKDARYCDDNLYRAMDMYLKAHPSLTEEGRTSICKAMDYHKLSQEARQHAMKNERLPLYISMRLVLLEQVNMTKSMTTTGSNYRRTKTQTIIRISKGLDEECMTPLKEISMMKQEVENMKMQLNALQKCKMQLQRQVLKGCIV from the exons ATGAAGTATAGGTTTCTTTCCCCTGTACATGACAAGGCTCCTATGGGAAAGAGAATTCTTGATAAAGGAAATTTCAATGGTCTTAAGCACAATAAATGTGTTATTTTTCCTTCTAAAGTGAGCATGGCTGCTGAAGCTCTAGAGAGAAGAAATCAGAATTG GATTGTTCACACAAAAGTTGCAAATGATTTGATCATACAAGTTGGGGATTCTACTTTTCACTTGCATAAG CTTCCCATGGTATCAAGAAGTGGATATTTGAATAGATTAGTATTCCAAAGAATAAGCATTGGAGAGAAGAATACAGTGTCTAAGATCCAAATAGAAAATTTTCCTGGCGGAGCTGAAATCTTTGAGTTGGTGGTGAAATTCTGCTATGGATGGAAAGTTGATCTGACAGCAGCCAACATTGCTCCAGCATATTGTGCTGCACATTTCTTAGAAATGAGTGATGATCTTGAACAAGGAAATCTTATTTCCAAGGCAGAGACTTTCCTAAGTTTTATACTCTTAACATCATGGAAAGACATATTTCAAATTCTTAAAAGCTGTGAGGCAATTTCTTCATGGGCCAAGGAGTTACAAGTCTTGAAACGATGCTCTGAAGCTATTGCTTGGAAGGCGTCCATGGACCCAAAGAAATTTACTGCTTATGATGATGATTCATTGTGCTTTAATGCTCAATCAAACAATGCAAGAAACTCACAACATAGTTGTGTAGCTGAGAATTGGTGGTTTGATGATGTTTCATTTCTTCGACTAGATCATTTTCTTGAAGTCATTGAATCTATTAAAACAAAAGGAGTAAGGCCAGAGCTTGTTGGATCATGCATAGCTCACTGGACAGAAAAATGGCTTTCTCAAATTCCTTTTGGACAACACAATCGGCCAACAAACCAGTTACTGAAAGTTACTGCAGAAAGTTTAATTAAGGTACTTCCAGAAGAGAAAAACTCAGTTTCCTGCAATTTTTTGCTTCACCTTCTGAAGTTAGGAAGGATGATGAGAATCAAGTTTGAACTACTAAATAAGCTGGAACAAAGGATAGCTCACATGTTGGAGCAGTGTTCTGCTTCAGATCTCTTAGTGAGGAATCATGGCAGTACTGATAGTGTCTACGATGTGAGAATCATCAGAAGGGTGGTCAGGTCATATGTTTCTTCAATGTTACTTTATCCAACACAAAGAATATACATTGTTGGCAAGTTGGTGGATGGATATCTTGCAATGATTGCCAGGGATGAGAAGCTTTCTATCAAACAGTTCCAATTGCTTACAGAAGCATTACCAAAAGATGCCCGATATTGTGATGACAATCTCTATAGAGCCATGGACATGTATCTCAAG GCTCATCCTAGTCTGACAGAAGAAGGAAGAACAAGTATATGCAAAGCCATGGATTATCATAAACTATCACAAGAAGCTCGCCAGCACGCAATGAAGAATGAAAGATTGCCCTTGTATATATCAATGAGACTTGTCCTTCTTGAACAAGTAAATATGACGAAATCAATGACAACTACTGGATCAAATTATCGAAGAACGAAAACTCAAACTATTATCAGAATAAGTAAGGGTTTAGATGAGGAATGCATGACACCATTGAAAGAAATAAGTATGATGAAACAAGAGGTTGAGAACATGAAGATGCAGCTAAATGCATTGCAGAAGTGTAAAATGCAGCTTCAGAGACAAGTACTCAAAGGATGCATTGTCTAG
- the LOC110620146 gene encoding mevalonate kinase, with protein MEVTARAPGKIILSGEHAVVHGSTAVAASINLYTNVTVSIPTAGNDDSLKLQLKDMALEFSWPIGRIKEALSNLGPPSSSTPTSCSIESIKSISALVEEKNIPEAKIALASGVSAFLWLYTSIQGFKPATVAVTSELPLGSGLGSSAAFCVALSAALLALSDSVNVDKQHQGWKMFGESDLELLNKWAFEGEKIIHGKPSGIDNTVSTYGNMIKFTSGNLTRIKSNMPIKMLVTNTKVGRNTKALIAGVSERTLRHPNAMSVVFNAVDSISNEVASIILSPAPDDVSITEKEQKLEELMEMNQGLLQCMGVSHASIETVLRTTLKYKLASKLTGAGGGGCVLTLLPTLLSGTVVDKVITELETCGFQCLISGIGGNGVEICIGGSS; from the exons ATGGAAGTGACAGCAAGAGCTCCTGGGAAAATCATTCTCTCCGGTGAACACGCAGTGGTGCACGGATCCACTGCTGTCGCCGCATCCATTAATCTCTACACCAATGTCACTGTTTCTATACCCACTGCTG GAAATGATGATTCACTCAAACTTCAGCTCAAGGATATGGCACTAGAATTTTCATGGCCAATTGGTAGAATCAAAGAAGCATTATCTAACTTAGGTCCTCCTTCCTCTTCAACGCCCACCTCTTGTTCAATAGAATCAATTAAGTCAATTTCAGCTCTGGTTGAAGAAAAGAATATCCCAGAGGCAAAAATTGCACTTGCTTCCGGAGTATCGGCATTTCTATGGTTATATACTTCTATTCAAGG GTTTAAACCTGCCACTGTAGCTGTCACTTCTGAGCTTCCACTGGGTTCAGGCCTCGGATCATCAGCTGCATTTTGTGTTGCCCTCTCAGCTGCTTTACTTGCTCTTTCAGACTCTGTAAATGTGGACAAACAGCACCAGGGTTGGAAAATGTTTGGAGAGTCTGACCTTGAATTGTTAAACAAATGGGCTTTTGAAGGTGAAAAGATAATTCATGGAAAGCCATCTGGAATAGACAACACTGTCAGCACATATG GCAACATGATCAAGTTCACGTCTGGTAATCTGACACGCATCAAGTCCAACATGCCAATCAAAATGCTTGTTACCAATACAAAAGTAGGGAGGAACACAAAAGCACTGATTGCTGGTGTTTCAGAGAGAACTCTACGGCACCCtaatgccatgagtgttgtttTTAATGCCGTTGATTCTATCAGTAATGAGGTGGCTAGCATCATCCTGTCACCTGCTCCAGATGATGTGTCCATAACTGAGAAGGAACAGAAGCTAGAAGAGTTGATGGAAATGAATCAAGGCTTGCTACAATGCATGGGGGTCAGCCATGCTTCTATAGAAACTGTTCTTCGGACAACATTGAAATACAAGTTAGCTTCCAAGCTGACTGGAGCAGGGGGTGGGGGTTGTGTCCTGACTCTGCTACCAACCT TGTTATCAGGAACAGTTGTTGATAAAGTAATTACAGAACTGGAGACATGCGGATTCCAATGTCTGATTTCCGGGATTGGTGGGAATGGTGTTGAGATTTGCATTGGCGGTTCATCCTGA
- the LOC110619991 gene encoding root phototropism protein 3 isoform X2 codes for MELPMVSRSGYLNRLVFQRISIGEKNTVSKIQIENFPGGAEIFELVVKFCYGWKVDLTAANIAPAYCAAHFLEMSDDLEQGNLISKAETFLSFILLTSWKDIFQILKSCEAISSWAKELQVLKRCSEAIAWKASMDPKKFTAYDDDSLCFNAQSNNARNSQHSCVAENWWFDDVSFLRLDHFLEVIESIKTKGVRPELVGSCIAHWTEKWLSQIPFGQHNRPTNQLLKVTAESLIKVLPEEKNSVSCNFLLHLLKLGRMMRIKFELLNKLEQRIAHMLEQCSASDLLVRNHGSTDSVYDVRIIRRVVRSYVSSMLLYPTQRIYIVGKLVDGYLAMIARDEKLSIKQFQLLTEALPKDARYCDDNLYRAMDMYLKAHPSLTEEGRTSICKAMDYHKLSQEARQHAMKNERLPLYISMRLVLLEQVNMTKSMTTTGSNYRRTKTQTIIRISKGLDEECMTPLKEISMMKQEVENMKMQLNALQKCKMQLQRQVLKGCIV; via the exons ATGGAG CTTCCCATGGTATCAAGAAGTGGATATTTGAATAGATTAGTATTCCAAAGAATAAGCATTGGAGAGAAGAATACAGTGTCTAAGATCCAAATAGAAAATTTTCCTGGCGGAGCTGAAATCTTTGAGTTGGTGGTGAAATTCTGCTATGGATGGAAAGTTGATCTGACAGCAGCCAACATTGCTCCAGCATATTGTGCTGCACATTTCTTAGAAATGAGTGATGATCTTGAACAAGGAAATCTTATTTCCAAGGCAGAGACTTTCCTAAGTTTTATACTCTTAACATCATGGAAAGACATATTTCAAATTCTTAAAAGCTGTGAGGCAATTTCTTCATGGGCCAAGGAGTTACAAGTCTTGAAACGATGCTCTGAAGCTATTGCTTGGAAGGCGTCCATGGACCCAAAGAAATTTACTGCTTATGATGATGATTCATTGTGCTTTAATGCTCAATCAAACAATGCAAGAAACTCACAACATAGTTGTGTAGCTGAGAATTGGTGGTTTGATGATGTTTCATTTCTTCGACTAGATCATTTTCTTGAAGTCATTGAATCTATTAAAACAAAAGGAGTAAGGCCAGAGCTTGTTGGATCATGCATAGCTCACTGGACAGAAAAATGGCTTTCTCAAATTCCTTTTGGACAACACAATCGGCCAACAAACCAGTTACTGAAAGTTACTGCAGAAAGTTTAATTAAGGTACTTCCAGAAGAGAAAAACTCAGTTTCCTGCAATTTTTTGCTTCACCTTCTGAAGTTAGGAAGGATGATGAGAATCAAGTTTGAACTACTAAATAAGCTGGAACAAAGGATAGCTCACATGTTGGAGCAGTGTTCTGCTTCAGATCTCTTAGTGAGGAATCATGGCAGTACTGATAGTGTCTACGATGTGAGAATCATCAGAAGGGTGGTCAGGTCATATGTTTCTTCAATGTTACTTTATCCAACACAAAGAATATACATTGTTGGCAAGTTGGTGGATGGATATCTTGCAATGATTGCCAGGGATGAGAAGCTTTCTATCAAACAGTTCCAATTGCTTACAGAAGCATTACCAAAAGATGCCCGATATTGTGATGACAATCTCTATAGAGCCATGGACATGTATCTCAAG GCTCATCCTAGTCTGACAGAAGAAGGAAGAACAAGTATATGCAAAGCCATGGATTATCATAAACTATCACAAGAAGCTCGCCAGCACGCAATGAAGAATGAAAGATTGCCCTTGTATATATCAATGAGACTTGTCCTTCTTGAACAAGTAAATATGACGAAATCAATGACAACTACTGGATCAAATTATCGAAGAACGAAAACTCAAACTATTATCAGAATAAGTAAGGGTTTAGATGAGGAATGCATGACACCATTGAAAGAAATAAGTATGATGAAACAAGAGGTTGAGAACATGAAGATGCAGCTAAATGCATTGCAGAAGTGTAAAATGCAGCTTCAGAGACAAGTACTCAAAGGATGCATTGTCTAG
- the LOC110621822 gene encoding uncharacterized protein LOC110621822 has translation MRSAMSMAFLKIIRAFLFLLLLAISLLSSPALSDGEEEIVLQGLNSFRTAMSLPALTLNENAACLADKFADQILEDIPCSSNSPLLQNYPDVLAYCGVDVSQTREGAVLPVCVPQLVPNLLLSNLTNALQYVKYLTDAKFTGAGLGTEDNWMVIILSTNTPGGSFGSDINTFISNDTMPQAPVDSGGQQQGNASDAVDLFKSLNCHRAFLDLPTFVENKETGCFAGELAQKLGDQPCNEANSSSASNPLQLDQYPEILSKCNIDINNTKDDVALPVCVPQLAPTKVFTNYTRTDYAQYINDSNFAEAGVGSKGDWMVVVLSTNTAQNVTVAGDFALANVLVTTKKGQFAAGSANSLVSKVGFGHCLMSFLLGMLAYGGVL, from the exons ATGAGATCAGCTATGTCTATGGCCTTTCTCAAAATCATCAGGGCCTTCCTCTTTCTCCTCCTTCTTGCAATTTCCTTGCTTTCTTCGCCTGCGCTCTCTGATG GTGAGGAAGAAATCGTTCTTCAGGGGCTGAACAGTTTCAGGACAGCCATGAGCCTGCCAGCCTTGACACTTAACGAAAATGCAGCATGCCTCGCTGACAAATTTGCCGACCAGATACTAGAGGACATACCATGTTCTTCAAACTCTCCTCTGTTGCAGAACTACCCTGACGTTTTAGCCTACTGTGGCGTTGATGTCAGTCAAACTAGAGAAGGTGCAGTTCTGCCGGTTTGCGTGCCCCAATTAGTTCCAAATCTTCTGCTTTCCAATTTGACAAATGCCCTTCAGTATGTCAAATACTTGACTGACGCCAAGTTCACCGGTGCCGGACTCGGCACCGAAGATAACTGGATGGTGATCATTTTGAGCACCAACACCCCCGGTGGTAGCTTCGGCTCTGACATAAACACCTTCATTTCAAATG ATACGATGCCACAAGCACCAGTAGATTCAGGTGGCCAGCAGCAAGGAAATGCAAGTGATGCCGTCGATCTTTTCAAATCACTCAACTGTCACAGAGCATTTTTAGACCTCCCAACTTTCGTCGAGAACAAAGAAACAGGATGCTTTGCAGGTGAACTTGCTCAAAAACTAGGAGACCAACCATGCAATGAGGCCAATAGCAGCAGCGCTAGCAACCCTCTTCAACTAGACCAGTATCCTGAAATCTTATCCAAGTGTAACATCGACATTAACAACACTAAAGACGACGTCGCATTGCCTGTTTGCGTGCCCCAGTTGGCTCCAACCAAAGTTTTTACTAATTACACACGCACCGACTATGCCCAATACATAAATGATTCGAATTTTGCTGAAGCTGGAGTTGGGTCTAAAGGTGATTGGATGGTTGTCGTTTTGAGCACAAATACTGCTCAAAACGTCACCGTAGCTGGAGACTTTGCATTAGCCAATGTTTTGGTTACGACCAAGAAAGGGCAATTTGCAGCTGGATCAGCCAATAGTTTGGTTTCCAAGGTTGGTTTTGGTCATTGCTTGATGTCTTTCTTGCTGGGGATGCTTGCTTATGGTGGAGTGCTTTAG